The genomic DNA GAAATGAAAATTACTGCTCTTGAGGCCGGGCGTATTACCATGACGATGCCTGTTGTATTTGGTAAACATACGAATGTGCATCAGATTGCTCATGGTGGGGCTTTGGCTTCTTTGGCAGATACTGCCATGGGACTTGCCTGTGGGACACTGGATCAAAAAGTTGTGACCATGGATATGAATATTAATTTTGTCCGGGGAGCTAAGCCAGACCAGTTGGTTTATGCTCATGCTGAGGTCATTCATCAGGGTAAAAAGACAC from Pelorhabdus rhamnosifermentans includes the following:
- a CDS encoding PaaI family thioesterase, with amino-acid sequence MDVYVAQFKNCLQAVYKKNPFINLLEMKITALEAGRITMTMPVVFGKHTNVHQIAHGGALASLADTAMGLACGTLDQKVVTMDMNINFVRGAKPDQLVYAHAEVIHQGKKTLVVEAAVVDSEEKLLAKSRGTFFVVGRFSEGSDFDECKQGQGD